A genomic region of Raphanus sativus cultivar WK10039 chromosome 6, ASM80110v3, whole genome shotgun sequence contains the following coding sequences:
- the LOC108807168 gene encoding chaperonin 60 subunit beta 4, chloroplastic isoform X1 produces MTSSLSALPLAHLNFLKKSSFSNSFSSSSHFVLRARAAAKEVHFNRDGSVTKKLQAGADMVAKLLGVTLGPKGRNVVLQNKYGPPKIVNDGETVLKEIELEDPLENVGVKLVRQAGAKTNDLAGDGSTTSIVLAHGLITEGIKVVSAGINPIQVARGIDKTAKALVLELKSMSREIEDHELADVAAVSAGNDYEVGNMIADAFQQVGRSGVVTIEKGKYLVNNLEVVEGMQFNRGYLSPYFVTDRRKREVEFHDCKLLLVDKKITNPKDMFKILDSAVKEDYPVLIVAEEIEQDALAPVIRNKLKGNLKAAAIKAPSFGERKSHCLDDLAILTGAIVIRDEMGLSLEKAGKEVLGTAKRVLVTKDSTLIVTNGDTQRAVEERVSQIKKLVQNTEENFQKKILNERIARLSGGIALIQVGAQTQVELKDKQLKVEDALNATKSAIEEGIVVGGGCALLRLTAKVDSIKDTLDNTEQKIGAEIFKKALSYPIRLIAKNAGTNGNIVIEKVLSNQNMMYGYNAAKNQYEDLMLAGIIDPTKVVRCCLEHAASVAKTFLTSDAVVVEIKENKPRPIINPPMPTSPAASSMFPDRKMPRFPQIMPRTRSHFPRK; encoded by the exons ATGACTTCCTCACTCTCTGCACTACCTCTCGCTCATCTAAACTTTCTCAAAAAGTCTTCCTTCTCaaactctttttcctcttcttcgCATTTCGTTCTAAGAGCAAGAGCCGCTGCAAAAGAGGTTCACTTTAACCGTGATGGCTCTGTCACCAAGAAGCTTCag GCAGGTGCAGATATGGTAGCCAAGCTACTCGGCGTGACATTGGGTCCAAAGGGACGAAATGTGGTGTTACAGAACAAGTACGGACCTCCCAAGATCGTCAATGACGGTGAAACTGTTCTCAAAGAG ATTGAGTTGGAGGATCCTTTGGAGAATGTTGGAGTGAAACTTGTGAGGCAAGCAGGTGCTAAGACTAATGACCTTGCGGGTGATGGTTCCACTACATCTATAGTGCTTGCTCATGGCCTTATTACTGAAGGTATTAAG GTGGTTTCTGCTGGGATAAATCCAATTCAAGTTGCTCGTGGTATTGACAAAACCGCAAAAGCTCTTGTTTTAGAGCTCAAGTCAATGTCCAGAGAG ATTGAGGATCATGAGCTTGCTGATGTTGCAGCGGTAAGTGCAGGGAATGACTACGAAGTTGGAAACATGATTGCCGATGCTTTTCAACAAGTAGGAAGGAGTGGTGTAGTAACAATAGAGAAAGGCAAATACCTAGTGAACAATCTTGAGGTTGTGGAAGGAATGCAGTTTAACCGTGGTTACTTATCCCCTTACTTTGTCACTGATCGAAGGAAGAGAGAAGTTGAGTTCCATGATTGCAAG CTGCTTTTGGTTGataagaaaataacaaatccaAAAGATATGTTCAAGATATTGGATTCTGCTGTTAAAGAGGACTATCCGGTTCTTATAGTTGCAGAAGAGATTGAGCAAGACGCTCTTGCTCCTGTTATAAGGAACAAACTTAAAGGTAACTTGAAGGCGGCAGCCATTAAAGCTCCATCCTTTGGAGAGCGCAAGAGCCATTGCTTGGATGATCTTGCTATCTTAACTGGAG CTATAGTAATCAGAGATGAGATGGGGCTGAGCTTAGAGAAGGCTGGAAAAGAGGTCTTAGGGACAGCAAAAAGGGTTCTTGTAACTAAGGATTCAACACTGATTGTTACTAATGGGGACACTCAGAGAGCAGTTGAGGAAAGGGTTTCTCAGATTAAAAAACTTGTCCAG AACACCGAGGAGAACTTTCAGAAGAAGATCCTCAATGAAAGGATAGCCAGATTATCTGGTGGAATTGCATTAATCCAG GTAGGTGCACAGACGCAAGTTGAGTTGAAGGATAAACAGCTAAAGGTTGAAGATGCCCTGAATGCAACTAAG TCAGCAATTGAAGAAGGGATTGTAGTTGGTGGTGGTTGTGCACTCTTGAGACTGACTGCTAAAGTAGACAGCATCAAGGACACCCTAGACAACACAGAACAGAAG ATTGGAGCTGAAATATTCAAGAAAGCATTGAGCTACCCTATAAGACTTATAGCCAAAAACGCAGGCACAAATGGGAACATTGTCATAGAAAAg GTCTTATCGAACCAAAACATGATGTACGGTTACAATGCTGCAAAGAATCAATACGAAGATCTGATGTTGGCTGGTATCATCGATCCTACAAAG GTTGTGAGATGTTGCTTGGAACATGCTGCATCAGTGGCTAAAACGTTTCTGACATCAGATGCTGTTGTAGTTGAGATCAAAGAAAACAAACCGAGGCCAATCATTAACCCACCGATGCCTACTTCTCCAGCTGCATCCTCCATGTTCCCTGACAGAAAAATGCCTAGATTTCCTCAAATTATGCCTAGAACTCGAAGCCACTTTCCAAGGAAGTAG
- the LOC108810704 gene encoding protein SOB FIVE-LIKE 1, with product MESPRNHGGPEEEENSSCESGWTMYIGDAFQGDDHSTVVVDDDNDDDSYVKDADDGYENDDDGKESDDSMASDASSGPSNQLPNKNNKHATKQVYIQKRQPTEKTLSNEGEKSEHKARTRTSAASRVQSRGKVSKTK from the coding sequence ATGGAGTCTCCTAGGAACCATGGAGGCCCTGAGGAGGAGGAAAACAGCAGTTGTGAGTCAGGGTGGACTATGTACATAGGAGACGCCTTTCAAGGGGATGATCATTCTActgttgttgttgatgatgacaACGATGATGATTCATATGTAAAAGATGCCGATGATGGTTATGAGAATGACGATGATGGTAAAGAGAGTGATGATTCAATGGCCTCTGATGCATCTTCAGGGCCTAGCAATCAGCTtccaaataaaaacaacaaacatgcaactaaacaagTCTACATTCAAAAACGCCAACCTACAGAGAAAACACTAAGCAATGAAGGAGAAAAATCAGAGCACAAAGCTAGAACAAGAACAAGTGCAGCTAGTCGTGTCCAGAGTAGAGGCAAGGTGAGCAAAACTAAATGA
- the LOC108807168 gene encoding chaperonin 60 subunit beta 4, chloroplastic isoform X2 — MALSPRSFSLVQAGADMVAKLLGVTLGPKGRNVVLQNKYGPPKIVNDGETVLKEIELEDPLENVGVKLVRQAGAKTNDLAGDGSTTSIVLAHGLITEGIKVVSAGINPIQVARGIDKTAKALVLELKSMSREIEDHELADVAAVSAGNDYEVGNMIADAFQQVGRSGVVTIEKGKYLVNNLEVVEGMQFNRGYLSPYFVTDRRKREVEFHDCKLLLVDKKITNPKDMFKILDSAVKEDYPVLIVAEEIEQDALAPVIRNKLKGNLKAAAIKAPSFGERKSHCLDDLAILTGAIVIRDEMGLSLEKAGKEVLGTAKRVLVTKDSTLIVTNGDTQRAVEERVSQIKKLVQNTEENFQKKILNERIARLSGGIALIQVGAQTQVELKDKQLKVEDALNATKSAIEEGIVVGGGCALLRLTAKVDSIKDTLDNTEQKIGAEIFKKALSYPIRLIAKNAGTNGNIVIEKVLSNQNMMYGYNAAKNQYEDLMLAGIIDPTKVVRCCLEHAASVAKTFLTSDAVVVEIKENKPRPIINPPMPTSPAASSMFPDRKMPRFPQIMPRTRSHFPRK, encoded by the exons ATGGCTCTGTCACCAAGAAGCTTCag TTTGGTGCAGGCAGGTGCAGATATGGTAGCCAAGCTACTCGGCGTGACATTGGGTCCAAAGGGACGAAATGTGGTGTTACAGAACAAGTACGGACCTCCCAAGATCGTCAATGACGGTGAAACTGTTCTCAAAGAG ATTGAGTTGGAGGATCCTTTGGAGAATGTTGGAGTGAAACTTGTGAGGCAAGCAGGTGCTAAGACTAATGACCTTGCGGGTGATGGTTCCACTACATCTATAGTGCTTGCTCATGGCCTTATTACTGAAGGTATTAAG GTGGTTTCTGCTGGGATAAATCCAATTCAAGTTGCTCGTGGTATTGACAAAACCGCAAAAGCTCTTGTTTTAGAGCTCAAGTCAATGTCCAGAGAG ATTGAGGATCATGAGCTTGCTGATGTTGCAGCGGTAAGTGCAGGGAATGACTACGAAGTTGGAAACATGATTGCCGATGCTTTTCAACAAGTAGGAAGGAGTGGTGTAGTAACAATAGAGAAAGGCAAATACCTAGTGAACAATCTTGAGGTTGTGGAAGGAATGCAGTTTAACCGTGGTTACTTATCCCCTTACTTTGTCACTGATCGAAGGAAGAGAGAAGTTGAGTTCCATGATTGCAAG CTGCTTTTGGTTGataagaaaataacaaatccaAAAGATATGTTCAAGATATTGGATTCTGCTGTTAAAGAGGACTATCCGGTTCTTATAGTTGCAGAAGAGATTGAGCAAGACGCTCTTGCTCCTGTTATAAGGAACAAACTTAAAGGTAACTTGAAGGCGGCAGCCATTAAAGCTCCATCCTTTGGAGAGCGCAAGAGCCATTGCTTGGATGATCTTGCTATCTTAACTGGAG CTATAGTAATCAGAGATGAGATGGGGCTGAGCTTAGAGAAGGCTGGAAAAGAGGTCTTAGGGACAGCAAAAAGGGTTCTTGTAACTAAGGATTCAACACTGATTGTTACTAATGGGGACACTCAGAGAGCAGTTGAGGAAAGGGTTTCTCAGATTAAAAAACTTGTCCAG AACACCGAGGAGAACTTTCAGAAGAAGATCCTCAATGAAAGGATAGCCAGATTATCTGGTGGAATTGCATTAATCCAG GTAGGTGCACAGACGCAAGTTGAGTTGAAGGATAAACAGCTAAAGGTTGAAGATGCCCTGAATGCAACTAAG TCAGCAATTGAAGAAGGGATTGTAGTTGGTGGTGGTTGTGCACTCTTGAGACTGACTGCTAAAGTAGACAGCATCAAGGACACCCTAGACAACACAGAACAGAAG ATTGGAGCTGAAATATTCAAGAAAGCATTGAGCTACCCTATAAGACTTATAGCCAAAAACGCAGGCACAAATGGGAACATTGTCATAGAAAAg GTCTTATCGAACCAAAACATGATGTACGGTTACAATGCTGCAAAGAATCAATACGAAGATCTGATGTTGGCTGGTATCATCGATCCTACAAAG GTTGTGAGATGTTGCTTGGAACATGCTGCATCAGTGGCTAAAACGTTTCTGACATCAGATGCTGTTGTAGTTGAGATCAAAGAAAACAAACCGAGGCCAATCATTAACCCACCGATGCCTACTTCTCCAGCTGCATCCTCCATGTTCCCTGACAGAAAAATGCCTAGATTTCCTCAAATTATGCCTAGAACTCGAAGCCACTTTCCAAGGAAGTAG
- the LOC108809928 gene encoding extensin-2, translating into MANPKNWPSLLILVMALYAIAAHTSAQYTYSPPPPPAYVYKSPPPLSYVYSSPPPPPYVYKSPPPSPYVYSSPPPPPPYIYKSPPPPPYVYSSPPPPPYAYKSPPPPPYVYSSPPPPPYVYKSPPPPPYVYSSPPPPPYVYKSPPPPPYVYSSPPPPPYIYKPPPPPPYIYSSPPPPSYVYKSPPPPPYVYISPPPPPYIYKSPPPPPYVYSSPPPPPYVYSSPPPPPYVYKSPPPPPYIYSSPPPPPYVYKSPPPPPYIYSSPPPPPYVYKSPPPPPPYVYKSPPPPPYVYKSPPPPPYVYKSPPPPPYIYSSPPPPPYVYKSPPPHPYIYNSPPPPPYVYKSPPPPPYVYRSPPPPPYVYKSPPPPPYVYSSPPPPPYVYISPPPPPYVYSSPPPPPYVYKSPPPPPYVYSSPPPPPYVYKSPPPPPYVYKSPPPPPYIYNSPLPPPYVYKSPPPIYSSPPPPTY; encoded by the coding sequence ATGGCTAATCCTAAGAATTGGCCATCTCTACTTATATTAGTCATGGCTTTGTATGCCATTGCTGCTCATACAAGTGCCCAGTACACATattctcctccaccaccaccagcatATGTTTACAAGTCGCCACCACCGCTTTCATACGTCTAcagctctccaccacctcctccatATGTCTACAAGTCACCACCACCTTCTCCATACGTCTatagctctccaccaccaccaccaccatatatttacaagtcaccaccacctcctccttaTGTCTATAGctctccacctccacctccataTGCTTACAAatcaccaccacctcctccttaCGTCTATagctctccaccacctcctccatATGTTTACAAgtcaccaccacctcctccttaTGTCTatagctctccaccaccacctccatatGTCTACAAGTCGCCACCACCTCCTCCTTACGTCTatagctctccaccaccaccaccttatATTTACAAGCccccaccaccacctccatatATTTACAGCTCTCCACCTCCTCCTTCATATGTTTACAAGTCGCCACCACCTCCTCCTTACGTCTATATCTCTCCACCCCCACCACCTTATATTTACAAGTCCCCACCACCTCCTCCTTATGTCTatagctctccaccaccacctccttatGTATatagctctccaccaccacctccatacGTTTACAAgtcaccaccacctcctccttaCATATatagctctccaccaccaccaccatacgttTACAAgtcaccaccacctcctccttaCATATatagctctccaccaccaccaccatatgtctacaaatcaccaccaccaccaccaccatatgtttacaagtctccaccacctcctccatatgtttacaagtctccaccacctcctccatATGTTTACAAATCGCCACCGCCTCCTCCATACATTTACagttctccaccaccacctccgtATGtttacaagtctccaccacctcATCCTTACATCTATaattctccaccaccacctccgtATGTCTACAAgtcccctcctcctcctccttatGTATATAgatctccaccaccacctccgtATGTCTACAAGTCGCCACCACCTCCTCCTTATGTCTATAGctctccacctcctcctccatatGTTTACATATCGCCACCACCTCCTCCTTACGTCTATAGttctccaccacctcctccgtATGtttacaagtctccaccacctcctccttaCGTATATagctctccaccacctcctccgtATGTTTACAAgtctccacctcctcctccatatGTTTACAAGTCGCCACCACCTCCTCCTTACATCTACAACTCTCCACTACCTCCCCCATATGTTTACAAGTCGCCACCACCAATTTATAGCTCTCCACCTCCTCCAACATACTAA